A segment of the Elusimicrobiota bacterium genome:
TATAAAATTTGTATATTTCAGTAACATACTAACCCCCACCCCTGTGAGTATCCCGGCAATTGTTCCCACAACGCCTATCATTGCGCCCTGGAACACGAATATACGCATAACATTACGTGGTTCCGCACCTAATGCCGTGAGTACAGCGATATCCTTAGTTTTCTCCATTGTCGTCATCATGAGAGTGGATAACACGTTAAACGCTGCAACCAAAATTATCAGTACCAAGACAATAGTCATTGCCAATTTTTCAATCTTCAGTGCGGAGAATAGGTTTTTGTTCATCTTCATCCATGACCGTGCAATATAGAACCCTTTAACTTCACTTTGAATTTTTTTTGCGGTAAGGTCAGCGCCATAAAAATTGTTTACCTTAACCTGGTACCCGCTTATTTGTTTACCCAGCCCAAGAAACTCCTGTGCGGTTTGAAGGTTCATAAACACAAACGTGTTATCAAACTCATACATCCCGGATTCAAATAAACCTGTAACTTTATACTTCCTCATCTTAGGTATTGTCATCATTGCCATATTCTGTGTATCGTTGAACGACATAAGAATAATTTCGTCATCCGGGTAAATCCCAAGATTTTTTGCTAGTTCACTCCCGAGGATAACATTCTCGTTCTTAGAATCCAAACTCGACCAGGTACCCGCGACTAAGCGTTTTGTAAGATCCGTAACCTTTAACCCATCCTTCGGGCGGATACCGTTGATCATAACACCCTGATTGTTTCCGCGGTAACGGATTAACCCCTGGCTGACAATAAACGGCGCACATGCCGCAACGTCTTTCACTGCAAGGATTTGTGTTACAGTAAACGT
Coding sequences within it:
- a CDS encoding lipoprotein-releasing ABC transporter permease subunit produces the protein MNWELFISKRYLAGKRRQVFTLFTTIIAIAGVIVGVAALVVTFAIMTGFQEEIRDRILGTQAHITVMTFSREGIVESTFTVTQILAVKDVAACAPFIVSQGLIRYRGNNQGVMINGIRPKDGLKVTDLTKRLVAGTWSSLDSKNENVILGSELAKNLGIYPDDEIILMSFNDTQNMAMMTIPKMRKYKVTGLFESGMYEFDNTFVFMNLQTAQEFLGLGKQISGYQVKVNNFYGADLTAKKIQSEVKGFYIARSWMKMNKNLFSALKIEKLAMTIVLVLIILVAAFNVLSTLMMTTMEKTKDIAVLTALGAEPRNVMRIFVFQGAMIGVVGTIAGILTGVGVSMLLKYTNFISLPADVYYITRIPVRIVWQDLLLIGMVSIIISILSTLYPAGKAAKIDPAKALRTE